A region from the Deinococcus arcticus genome encodes:
- a CDS encoding PIN/TRAM domain-containing protein, with amino-acid sequence MLAVRLLVMLLGLALGYLAGNALAADQPGGLGTVNTLSLMLAGTLTALLLAPRAESLLGVFVQRFSRWYTTLSPRTVAAATFGLIVALLLSVLLSSLLRSLPFYTWVLNVAVTAVLAVFFVSFAVRNAEAFGLLAFPQVRRKPGAKVLDSNVIIDGRVLDLIRAGFLDGDLLVPSFILREIQTLADHQDPQKRTRGKRGLNVLEELRALRPIRVEDWDTALPTTDDKLIRFARETGARIVTNDSNLGKIARLHGVEVLSIHEAAVALRPQIQAGDHLTITVTKSGQQQGQGVGYLEDGTMVVVEDGLKLRGKPARVLVVNNVQTNVGRMIFAKVDREEGAA; translated from the coding sequence GTGCTTGCTGTTCGACTGTTGGTCATGCTGCTGGGGCTGGCGCTGGGCTACCTGGCCGGAAACGCACTGGCGGCCGATCAGCCGGGCGGCCTGGGCACCGTTAACACCCTGAGCCTGATGCTGGCGGGCACCCTGACCGCCCTGCTGCTGGCGCCCCGCGCCGAATCCCTGCTGGGCGTGTTTGTCCAGCGCTTTTCGCGCTGGTACACCACCCTCTCGCCCCGCACCGTTGCAGCCGCCACCTTCGGCCTGATTGTGGCGCTGCTGCTGAGTGTGCTGCTCAGCAGTCTGCTGCGCAGTCTTCCCTTTTACACCTGGGTGCTGAATGTGGCGGTCACGGCGGTGCTGGCGGTGTTTTTCGTGTCGTTTGCGGTGCGCAACGCCGAGGCATTCGGCCTGCTGGCCTTTCCGCAGGTGCGGCGCAAACCCGGGGCCAAGGTGCTGGACAGCAACGTGATTATTGACGGCCGGGTCCTGGACCTGATTCGCGCGGGGTTTCTGGACGGCGATCTGCTGGTGCCGTCTTTCATTCTGCGCGAGATCCAGACCCTGGCCGATCACCAGGACCCCCAGAAACGCACCCGGGGCAAGCGGGGCCTGAACGTGCTTGAGGAGTTGCGGGCGCTGCGGCCCATTCGGGTGGAGGACTGGGACACGGCGCTGCCCACCACCGACGACAAGCTGATTCGCTTTGCGCGCGAAACCGGCGCCCGGATTGTCACCAACGACAGCAACCTGGGCAAGATCGCCCGCCTGCATGGAGTAGAGGTGCTGAGCATTCACGAGGCGGCCGTGGCCCTGCGCCCCCAGATTCAGGCCGGCGACCACCTGACCATCACCGTGACCAAGAGCGGCCAGCAGCAGGGCCAGGGCGTGGGGTACCTGGAAGACGGCACGATGGTGGTGGTGGAAGACGGCCTGAAGCTGCGCGGCAAGCCCGCCCGCGTGCTGGTGGTGAACAACGTGCAGACCAACGTGGGCCGCATGATCTTTGCCAAGGTGGACCGGGAAGAAGGGGCGGCGTAA